The proteins below come from a single Gemmatimonadaceae bacterium genomic window:
- a CDS encoding L,D-transpeptidase, protein MIPSRKFNRLGAVSFTFLLVTARPSHDVHSQEMTGTGQQPGSVTKADARSPLITEKSANAALTKFPVRIPRQGPVTLHIQLLLDRAHFSPGIIDGAWGINAAKALAFFANPEGAGGGDTPPLISSLDKATYGRLREAAGPAPLLDRYAITEQDLQGPFVSIPDTVYAQAELTCLCYSSAIEAIAEKFHTSEALLAQLNPRVKLNNLAGGTQLVVPNIPDPTAASPMDTMIVARLIISKQGYWTHAVNAAGRILYHFPSTLGAGYDPSPTGDFRVTGIARDPAFHYQPRLFAEVPDTKTEAHLPPGPNSPVGVVWMALSKPHYGIHGTASPQTIGYANSHGCVRLTNWDALQLSDIVDSGTPVQFK, encoded by the coding sequence ATGATTCCATCCCGGAAGTTCAACCGATTGGGCGCGGTCTCATTCACGTTTCTCCTGGTGACCGCCCGGCCATCACACGATGTCCATTCGCAGGAAATGACCGGCACCGGGCAACAGCCCGGCTCTGTCACGAAAGCCGATGCACGATCTCCGCTCATAACCGAGAAGAGCGCGAACGCTGCTCTCACGAAGTTTCCCGTCCGCATTCCCCGCCAGGGGCCGGTGACGCTCCACATCCAGCTTCTGCTCGACCGCGCGCATTTCTCGCCGGGCATAATTGACGGCGCGTGGGGAATCAACGCCGCAAAGGCGCTCGCGTTCTTCGCCAATCCCGAAGGCGCCGGCGGCGGCGATACTCCGCCGCTCATCTCGAGCCTGGACAAGGCGACATACGGGAGACTTCGCGAGGCGGCAGGCCCCGCTCCACTGCTCGATCGCTACGCGATTACAGAGCAGGACCTGCAGGGACCATTCGTGAGCATTCCGGACACAGTCTACGCGCAGGCCGAGCTCACATGCCTGTGTTATTCGTCGGCTATCGAGGCCATCGCCGAAAAATTCCATACTTCGGAAGCGTTGCTGGCTCAATTGAATCCTCGCGTCAAACTGAACAATCTCGCCGGCGGCACGCAGCTCGTCGTGCCAAACATTCCCGACCCGACAGCGGCTTCGCCGATGGACACCATGATCGTCGCGCGCCTCATCATTTCGAAACAGGGCTACTGGACTCACGCCGTTAACGCAGCCGGCAGGATTCTGTACCACTTCCCCTCTACGCTCGGCGCCGGCTACGACCCGTCACCTACTGGCGACTTCAGGGTCACCGGCATCGCGCGCGATCCCGCGTTTCACTACCAGCCCAGGCTGTTCGCCGAGGTTCCGGACACCAAGACGGAAGCGCATCTTCCGCCCGGACCCAACTCGCCCGTCGGCGTCGTGTGGATGGCATTGTCCAAGCCACACTACGGGATCCACGGCACGGCTTCGCCTCAGACGATAGGCTACGCGAATTCACACGGCTG